GCTGCATGTCCAGGATGCGCTGCCAGCGTTCCTCCCTGCCAGCGGCCTTCACAAGGCTGGCCGCTGCCATGGCCCCTGCGTTGACCAGAGGCGACAGGGGCTTGTCGCCATGCAGTTCAAGGGCCATTACCGAATTGAAGGGCAGCCCCGTGGGGCTGACGCCTATTTTTTCCTGTACCGCCTGCCTCCCCATATCCTCCAGAGCAAGAGCAAGGGTGCAGACCTTGGAAATGGACTCTATGGCAAAGCGGTACTGCGCGTCGCCCGCCGAAGCACATTGCCCCTGCGCCGTTACAACGGCCACCGCTGCAAGATCACTGGGGATATTGGCCAGAAAGGGTATGTAGTCGGCATTGGCTCCGCCAGGAGTCTTGCCGTACTGCGCATGGGCGCTGTCCACCACGGACTGGATTTTTTCTCTATCAGGCATGGGCATTTCCTTTGCGCAGGGCGGCTCTCTACGCCGCCGCCCTGCACCTGTACGGCGTCACCGCGCCGTTACGACTGGGAACTTGCGGCAGCGGGGCTTTGCGCCCCTGGCTGGCTCTGGGTCTTTTCCTTCTCCCAGGTGAACGGCTCGAAGTCCGAGTCGGGGTCACGCCATTCCGGCTTGCGCATGGCGAAGATCACCAGAGGAATGGCGACAAAAATGACCACCAGCACCACAAGGTACATGACGTAGCTCTCCGGACTGCCCACGGATATCTGCACCGGCGGCACAAAACTGAGCGCAAAGGCCAGCAGGGAACCCAAAAAGCCCAGGGCGGCCCAAAGATACATGGCGGGCACGCGGTAGGGCCGGGGCCGGGCTGGCTGCGTCTGCCGCAGGCGGATGCCGCTGGCAAACATGAGCATGTACATGACAAGATACAAAATGACGGTCAGCTGCGACAGAATCTGGAATGCCGCCTGCACAGAGGGCATGATCACAAAGGTGATGGACAGGATGCTCACGATAACCGCCTGAACGATCATCAGGCGGCTGCCCATGCCGAACCTGTTGGTCTTCTGGAACCAGCGCGGCAGGTATCCGGCCTTGGCCACAGCCAGCATGCCCGTATTGGGGCCGGCTATCCAGGTGACCACGCCGCCCAGCACGCCGAAAGCCAGCATGACGGCCAGCACGGAACCCAGCCAGTCGGCGTCTATCCACCTGAACAGCAGGTCATAGGCCAGCAAGAGGCTCTGGGTAAGGTTGATGTCCTGCTTGGGCACAATAAAGGCGATGCCAAGCGTGCTCAGAAGGAAAATGGCCACCGTGCCGAGCGAGGCTATGGTGATGGCAATGGGGTATTTTTTGGTGGGATTGTCCATATCCTTGACGTGCACGGCGTTCATTTCCATGCCCGCGTAGGCAAGAAAGATGCTGGCGGCCAGCACGACATTGCCGAAGTTGGTAAAGTCGGGCAAAAGCGCGCCCCAGCTCAGTTCGATCAAGGGCGGCTTGCCGCTGAAGAACAGGTAGGCAAAGCCCAGTATGACCACGACCCCTGCGGGTATGATGGTGCCCACAATGCCGCACCATTTGGAAACCCGCGCAAAGATGCCGACGCCGCGCAGGGCGATGAGCACCGAAAGCCAGTACACAATGAGCACAAAGCCCGTGATGTACCATTTGTTGGCGGCAATGGTTTCGGCCATGCTTATGTGCGGGTCCATAAAAGCTATGGAAACGGCCCCGAAGGTCAGCACCGTGGGAAAGTAGGGTATGACTTCAATCCACAGCATGGACATGGCCAAAAAACCCCAGCGTGGGCCATAGGCTTCGCTCACCCAACGGAACACGCCCCCCTTTTCGGGATAGGTCGTGGCAAGCTCGGCGGCCACAAGGGACATGGGCACAAGAAAAACAACGGCCGCAAGAGCAAAGTAAAAAATTGCCCCCAGGCCGTATTCCGCTTCTGAAGGAAGAAAACGCAGGCTCACGACTGCGGTGATATTCATTACCACAATTGTGGCAATAGACATTTGGGATCCGGACGATTGCCCTTTTGCTTCTCCCATAATGGCGCTCCTCGGCTATGATTGTGGCGGATTTTATCTAAACGAAAGAAAAACAGGCTGGAATCAGAAACTTCGGGTTGCTGATTATCGGACTGGCAATTAATAATAGATACCAGTTGAGGCAACGGTAGGTAAAAACCTTTACCGGGTCAATAGCTTTTGTGATTTGTCCAAGCTAATACCTATACATAAACACTGCCAAAAAAATTTATTTCAAAAAATCAGGTGTGGCAGCAACAAATACAGGCAGGTTTTCAGCTCTGTGGCGCATGTCGCAAAAAATATTCGTGCAACACGCGCCTAATGCTAACCTATATAATAGGTCAGTAAATACATTGTCAAAGATACGATAATATGTTTAGCTTTGA
This DNA window, taken from Desulfovibrio sp. 86, encodes the following:
- the gadC gene encoding putative glutamine/gamma-aminobutyrate antiporter GadC; its protein translation is MSIATIVVMNITAVVSLRFLPSEAEYGLGAIFYFALAAVVFLVPMSLVAAELATTYPEKGGVFRWVSEAYGPRWGFLAMSMLWIEVIPYFPTVLTFGAVSIAFMDPHISMAETIAANKWYITGFVLIVYWLSVLIALRGVGIFARVSKWCGIVGTIIPAGVVVILGFAYLFFSGKPPLIELSWGALLPDFTNFGNVVLAASIFLAYAGMEMNAVHVKDMDNPTKKYPIAITIASLGTVAIFLLSTLGIAFIVPKQDINLTQSLLLAYDLLFRWIDADWLGSVLAVMLAFGVLGGVVTWIAGPNTGMLAVAKAGYLPRWFQKTNRFGMGSRLMIVQAVIVSILSITFVIMPSVQAAFQILSQLTVILYLVMYMLMFASGIRLRQTQPARPRPYRVPAMYLWAALGFLGSLLAFALSFVPPVQISVGSPESYVMYLVVLVVIFVAIPLVIFAMRKPEWRDPDSDFEPFTWEKEKTQSQPGAQSPAAASSQS